In Strongyloides ratti genome assembly S_ratti_ED321, scaffold srae_chrx_scaffold0000002, a single window of DNA contains:
- a CDS encoding FI21343p1, which translates to MLKNPLEPNPYNIFILSETGRPIFASCGEENRYSDLFALITVLVKKPEENGDSLQTIQANDLHIVFMSKSYMIFCIISKFPFNLSQQLQLVYHQILSLLPTDHIKRTLGTHANYDIRSLLKGFNKSVCTYVKEWEHNPTYFFSGVGLLPMNNSDRSIITNTLDNVVKEVNEDENITFAMIISPSDTNIVINLIECNPPMIKEMETFVPICLPTISNRGYFHAYFCYPWENVDACLVIICRKVDSFQESKLVKTKFIEAFEEYKRFSEILDLFGIVDSFKIPSPQLDFLWHFIFKDTETCHIMTSLPKIPFISDNEKDHLNYTYHRINDLMCLKKKPKFVFNTNPNYNLLSMVGDNYELYAILNPTTNSHDAIDLCEKLLKYIKKEEKKFLVL; encoded by the exons atgctTAAAAACCCATTGGAGCCAAATCcatacaatatatttattctatCAGAAACAGGAAGACCTATATTTGCAAg ttGTGGAGAAGAAAATCGTTACAGTGATTTGTTTGCTCTAATAACagttttagttaaaaaaccTGAAGAAAATGGTGATTCATTACAAACGATACAAGCAAATGATTTACATATTGTTTTTATGTCAAAATCATATATgatattttgtataatatcaaaatttccatttaatttatcacaACAACTTCAACTTGTTTACCATCAAATATTGTCACTTCTTCCAACAGATCATATCAAAAGAACTCTTGGTACACATGCTAATTATGATATTAGAAGTTTATTAAAaggttttaataaaagtgtTTGTACATATGTTAAAGAATGGGAACATAATccaacatattttttttctggAGTTGGTTTATTACCAATGAATAATTCAGATAGATCAATTATAACAAATACATTAGATAATGTTGTTAAGGAAGTGAATGAAGatgaaaatataacttttgcTATGATAATATCAC CTAGTGATActaatattgttattaatcTTATTGAATGTAATCCACCaatgataaaagaaatgGAAACATTTGTTCCCATTTGTCTACCAACAATTAGTAATag aggTTATTTTCATGCGTATTTTTGTTATCCATGGGAAAATGTAGATGCGTGCCTTGTTATAATATGTCGCAAAGTTGATAGTTTTCAAGAATCAAAATTAGTAAAgacaaaatttattgaagcatttgaagaatataaaagattttcaGAGATTTTAGATTTATTTGGCATAGTtgatagttttaaaataccTTCACCACAACTTGATTTTTTATggcattttatttttaaagatacaGAAACATGTCATATAATGACGTCTTTACCAAAAATTCCATTTATTAGtgataatgaaaaagatCATCTAAATTATACTTATCATCGTATTAATGATTTAATGtgcttaaaaaaaaaaccaaaatttgtttttaatactaaTCCAAATTATAACTTATTATCAATGGTCGGCGATAATTATGAATTATATGCAATTTTAAATCCAACAACAAATTCTCATGATGCCATTGATTTATGTGAAAAActcttaaaatatattaaaaaagaagaaaaaaaatttttagtattatga
- a CDS encoding Phosphate-regulating neutral endopeptidase — translation MVFDIFSLKHSSYSPPKHNYYKEEEHCQKDPTFSIFYVMVHFCNPKSEQFSAVSVILFAFSIFLIVCCVVALAFITYSYNDESNIIKIKPLSEKISNHQQQKGYSFYNFKNNLSITTSTTEENEIKTTTLNKVTVVYSTTQKPFPTITFSFKNNENYNNISKLNLKKENYDQKNDNLCIDSECINIASHYKNNMNAKYNPCDDFYHYACDRFGTGKIIPKNELKLTVLYEMKAQLNRDYHILLDNYKINSTTSRSIKLLKNYYDSCMDDRAQDALDQMPLVSLFSSLGGWPLLQNARFDDRHFQWEILASQVHMLGISGLFSFSIIPDIEDTSKCIITFRSPRLLLEHKHLYIPSYQTNGHLQHYKIYMKELMELLDVDTNAIENSLQMILEFEQRLATISTCNEGSVNCQQHHKIKYGDFKKKINTIDWDTFFDINIKKKLEPFNDLTIIDVMDMEYFEGLQNLLKQRNNEVIQNYLMWKILHNFDMYLPQKFREPHISFNEKVYGQSILPLWEECVNEVKKHLPLLITVEYTKSNIKESKYEHVNDLVMNLKNSLRQVIANNDWMSSDGKLKALLKLEKIGVKIGIPKEYLMHENLVTQQFNHITLFSQNYFDNTISLSRSFFDSTLQKLHQPTNNFIEFINQLMDVDAFYHFNGNQIIFSAGILRFPFYGVDAPEYVNYGSLGSGIGHELIHGFDDTGAHFDKNGNLNLWWDKFTQTNYNLKKECFISQYSSILEKFSQRYLNGKQTSIENVADNGGVKLAFDAYKKRLSQIGKDKLLPVFMNMTNNQLFFLSYANTWCEVIKKESINYILDTDSHSLGEYRVNIPLQNYPEFSRAFNCPIGSKMNPFKKCNLW, via the exons ATggtttttgatattttttctttaaaacatTCTTCTTATTCTCCACCAAAACATAATTACTATAAAGAAGAAGAACATTGTCAAAAAGATCCAacattttctatattttatgtaatgGTACATTTTTGTAATCCAAa atcAGAACAATTTTCTGCTGTATCTGTTATACTTTTTgctttttcaatatttttaattgtttgtTGTGTAGTAGCATTAGCTTTCATAACATACAGTTATAACGATG aaagtaatattataaaaattaaaccattatcagaaaaaatttcaaatcatcaacaacaaaaaggatattctttttataattttaaaaataatttatcaattacaACATCAACAACTgaagaaaatgaaattaaaacaactactttaaataaagttaCAGTTGTATATTCAACAACTCAAAAACCTTTTCCAACAAtaacattttcatttaaaaataatgaaaattataataatatatcaaaattaaatttaaaaaaagaaaattatgatcaaaaaaatgataatctTTGTATAGATAGTGAATGTATTAATATAGCAtcacattataaaaataatatgaatgCAAAATACAATCCTTGTGAtgatttttatcattatgcTTGTGATAGATTTGGTACAGGTAAAATAATACCAAAAAATGAACTAAAGTTAACAGTTTTATATGAAATGAAAGCACAATTGAATAGAGACTACcatatattattagataattataaaataaattcaacAACATCAAGaagtattaaattattaaaaaattattatgatagTTGTATGGATGATCGTGCACAAGATGCTTTAGATCAAATGCCATTagtttcattattttcaagTTTAGGTGGTTGGCCATTATTACAAAATGCACGATTTGACGATAGACATTTTCAGTGGGAAATTTTAGCAAGTCAAGTACACATGTTAGGTATTTCAGgtcttttttcattttctatCATTCCTGATATTGAAGATACTTCTAAATGTATTATAACA TTTCGTAGTCCTCGTCTTCTCTTAGAACACAAACATCTTTATATACCATCATATCAGACAAATGGACATTTAcaacattataaaatttatatgaaagAATTAATGGAATTGTTAG ATGTTGATACAAATGCTATTGAAAATTCTTTACAAATGATACTGGAATTTGAACAAAGATTAGCAACAATTTCAACTTGTAATGAAGGTAGTGTTAATTGTCAACAacatcataaaataaaatatggtgattttaaaaagaaaataaatacaattgATTGGGAtacattttttgatataaatattaaaaaaaaattagaaccTTTTAATGATTTGACAATTATTGATGTAATGGATATGGAATATTTTGAAggtttacaaaatttattaaaacaacgTAATAATGA agtaatacaaaattatttaatgtggaaaatattacataattTTGATATGTATCTTCCACAAAAATTTAGAGAACCtcatatatcatttaatgaaaaagttTATGGTCAATCTATATTACCATTATGGGAGGAATGTGTTAATGAggttaaaaaacatttaccattattaattacagtagaatatacaaaaagtaatattaaagaatCAAAATATGAACATGTTAATGATTTAGTAATGAATCTTAAAAATAGTCTTAGACAAGTAATTGCAAATAATGATTGGATGTCATCTGATGGAAAATTGAAAGCATTATTAAAGTTAGAAAAAATTGGTGTTAAAATTGGTATAccaaaagaatatttaatgcATGAAAATTTAGTTACTCAACAATTTAATcatataacattattttctcaaaattattttgataatactatatcattatcaagatcattttttgatagtaccttacaaaaattacatcaaccaacaaataattttattgaatttaTCAACCAATTAATGGATGTTGATgcattttatcattttaatggtaatcaaattattttttcagcAGGTATTTTAAGATTTCCTTTCTATGGTGTTGATGCTCCTGAATATGTTAATTATGGTTCATTAGGTTCAGGTATTGGTCATGAATTGATTCATGGTTTTGATGATACTGGAGcacattttgataaaaatggtaatttaaatttatggTGGGATAAATTTACACaaacaaattataatttaaaaaaagaatgttttATATCACAATATTCAAGTATTTTAGAAAAGTTTAGTCAAAGATACCTTAATGGTAAACAGACATCAATTGAAAATGTTGCTGATAATGGTGGTGTAAAATTAGCTTTTGATGCTTACAAAAAACGTCTCTCACAAATTggaaaagataaattattacccgtttttatgaatatgacaaataatcaattattttttctttcatatGCTAATACATGGTGTGAAGTTATAAAGAAGGAaagtattaattatattttagataCCGATAGTCATTCATTAGGTGAATATAG aGTAAATATACCGTTACAAAATTATCCTGAATTTAGTAGAGCATTCAATTGTCCAATTGGTTCCAAAATGAATCCTTTTAAGAAATGTAAtttatggtaa